In the genome of Rhizophagus irregularis chromosome 22, complete sequence, one region contains:
- a CDS encoding GPN-loop GTPase 2: MPFGQVVIGPPGSGKTTYCNGMHQFLNATGRKVSVVNLDPANDFLPYPCAINISDLITLQDVMEELKLGPNGGMMYCMEFLEKNFDWFEEKLKSLGDNYILFDFPGQVELFTHHNSVKNIIERLQKLNYRLVTIHLVDAHYCTDPTKYISILLISLKTMLQIELPHINVLSKVDLMESYGKLAFNLDFYTEVQDLSYLLQHLDEDPFASKFKELNKALCGLIEDFNLVGFNTLCIEDKNSVLKLVQVIDKANGYVFGGLTEGNESIMLAAMGANTTTLSDILEVQERWLNSREDYDEWELKQQQMEQAQKNVKAK, translated from the exons ATGCCTTTCGGTCAg GTTGTTATTGGACCTCCTGGATCAGGTAAAACTACGTATTGCAATGGCATGCATCAATTTTTAAACGCTACTGGGAG AAAAGTTTCAGTTGTTAACTTAGATCCAGCCAATGACTTTTTACCATATCCATGTGCAATAAATATATCAGATTTAATAACATTACAAGATGTAATGGAAGAATTGAAATTAGGGCCGAATGGTGGTATGATGTATTGTATGGAATTTcttgaaaagaattttgattGGTTCGAAGAAAAGTTGAAATCTTTAGgag acaattatatattgtttgaTTTTCCTGGACAAGTTGAACTTTTTACTCATCATAATTCTGTCAAGAATATCATAGAGcgattacaaaaattaaattatcgg CTTGTGACAATTCATTTAGTTGATGCTCATTATTGTACAGATCcaacaaaatatatttcaattttattaatttcactCAAAACAATGTTACAAATTGAATTACCGCATATTAATGTTTTATCAAAAGTAGATTTAATGGAATCATATGGTAAACTag CTTTCAATTTGGATTTCTATACTGAGGTGCAagatttatcatatttattacaaCATTTGGATGAAGATCCTTTTGCtagtaaatttaaagaattaaataaagcgTTGTGTGGATTAATTGAGGATTTTAATTTGGTAGGATTTAATACTCTTTGTATTGAG gatAAGAATTCTGTATTGAAACTTGTTCAAGTTATAGATAAAGCAAATGGATATGTATTTGGTGGATTAACTGAAGGCAATGAGAGTATTATGTTGGCAGCAATGGGAGCAAATACAACAACTCTTAGTGATATATTAGAAGTACAAGAGAGATGGTTAAATAGTAGAGAAGATTATGATGAATGGGAACTTAAGCAGCAGCAAATGGAACAAGctcaaaaaaatgtaaaagcaaaataa
- a CDS encoding GPN-loop GTPase 2 variant 2 — MPFGQVVIGPPGSGKTTYCNGMHQFLNATGRKVSVVNLDPANDFLPYPCAINISDLITLQDVMEELKLGPNGGMMYCMEFLEKNFDWFEEKLKSLGDNYILFDFPGQVELFTHHNSVKNIIERLQKLNYRLVTIHLVDAHYCTDPTKYISILLISLKTMLQIELPHINVLSKVDLMESYGKLAFNLDFYTEVQDLSYLLQHLDEDPFASKFKELNKALCGLIEDFNLVGFNTLCIEL, encoded by the exons ATGCCTTTCGGTCAg GTTGTTATTGGACCTCCTGGATCAGGTAAAACTACGTATTGCAATGGCATGCATCAATTTTTAAACGCTACTGGGAG AAAAGTTTCAGTTGTTAACTTAGATCCAGCCAATGACTTTTTACCATATCCATGTGCAATAAATATATCAGATTTAATAACATTACAAGATGTAATGGAAGAATTGAAATTAGGGCCGAATGGTGGTATGATGTATTGTATGGAATTTcttgaaaagaattttgattGGTTCGAAGAAAAGTTGAAATCTTTAGgag acaattatatattgtttgaTTTTCCTGGACAAGTTGAACTTTTTACTCATCATAATTCTGTCAAGAATATCATAGAGcgattacaaaaattaaattatcgg CTTGTGACAATTCATTTAGTTGATGCTCATTATTGTACAGATCcaacaaaatatatttcaattttattaatttcactCAAAACAATGTTACAAATTGAATTACCGCATATTAATGTTTTATCAAAAGTAGATTTAATGGAATCATATGGTAAACTag CTTTCAATTTGGATTTCTATACTGAGGTGCAagatttatcatatttattacaaCATTTGGATGAAGATCCTTTTGCtagtaaatttaaagaattaaataaagcgTTGTGTGGATTAATTGAGGATTTTAATTTGGTAGGATTTAATACTCTTTGTATTGAG TTATAG